One bacterium genomic window, AGAGCGCTTCGGAGCGGCGATCTTCTTCGTGTATCGCGCCAGACGGATGGCGGAGCTGGTTTCCGAAGAAGCGCGCCAGGTCCGTGATGTCCCTGGCGCTCGGTTCGTCCGCGGCGCCCGCGTGAACCTCCGGGCAGGCCCATCGACCGATGACGACATCGTGACCGTCTTGTCCCCGGGAACCCCGGTCTTTCCGGCGAGGGAGGAAGAAGAGTGGGTGCTCGTCCGAACCTCACTCGGGCCGGTCGGCTGGATCCACGGCAGCCTGCTGCGCTAGGCGACCTCGGGCAGATCGCCTGCCGACACGACACAATCCCGTCCACCTTCCTTGGCTGCGTAGAGCGCACGGTCGGCCTGGGAGAACAAACGCGCAGAATCGCCGTCGAAGAGCGCGACA contains:
- a CDS encoding SH3 domain-containing protein: MRRAEEALVSVESGLRGRHGRADAVSSLAQARIEVERAAEDAPWRASDMVEARSKLEEADLQIREERFGAAIFFVYRARRMAELVSEEARQVRDVPGARFVRGARVNLRAGPSTDDDIVTVLSPGTPVFPAREEEEWVLVRTSLGPVGWIHGSLLR